The Pan paniscus chromosome 1, NHGRI_mPanPan1-v2.0_pri, whole genome shotgun sequence genome has a segment encoding these proteins:
- the FMO2 gene encoding flavin-containing monooxygenase 2, giving the protein MAKKVAVIGAGVSGLISLKCCVDEGLEPTCFERTEDIGGVWRFKENVEDGRASIYQSVITNTSKEMSCFSDFPMPEDFPNFLHNSKLLEYFRIFAKKFDLLKYIQFQTTVLSVRKCPDFSSSGQWKVVTQSNGKEQSAVFDAVMVCSGHHILPHIPLKSFPGIERFKGQYFHSRQYKHPDGFEGKRILVIGMGNSGSDIAVELSKNAAQVFISTRHGTWVMSRISEDGYPWDSVFHTRFRSMLRNVLPRTAVKWMIEQQMNRWFNHENYGLEPQNKYIMKEPVLNDDVPSRLLCGAIKVKSTVKELTETSAIFEDGTVEENIDVIIFATGYSFSFPFLEDSLVKVENNMVSLYKYIFPAHLDKSTLACIGLIQPLGSIFPTAELQARWVTRVFKGLCSLPSERTMMMDIIKRNEKRIDLFGESQSQTLQTNYVDYLDELALEIGAKPDFCSLLFKDPKLAVRLYFGPCNSYQYRLVGPGQWEGARNAIFTQKQRILKPLKTRALKDSSNFSVSFLLKILGLLAVVVAFFCQLQWS; this is encoded by the exons GAGAATGTGGAAGATGGCCGAGCAAGTATCTATCAATCTGTCATTACCAACACCAGCAAAGAAATGTCCTGTTTCAGTGACTTTCCAATGCCTGAAGATTTTCCAAACTTCCTGCATAATTCTAAACTTCTGGAATATTTCAGGATTTTTGCTAAAAAATTTGATCTGTTAAAATATATTCAGTTCCAG ACAACTGTCCTTAGTGTGAGAAAATGTCCAGATTTCTCATCCTCTGGCCAATGGAAGGTTGTCACTCAGAGCAACGGCAAGGAGCAGAGTGCTGTCTTTGATGCAGTTATGGTTTGCAGTGGCCACCACATTCTACCTCATATCCCACTGAAGTCATTTCCAG GTATCGAGAGGTTCAAAGGCCAATATTTCCATAGCCGCCAATACAAGCATCCAGATGGATTTGAGGGAAAACGCATCCTGGTGATTGGAATGGGAAACTCGGGCTCAGATATTGCTGTTGAGCTGAGTAAGAATGCTGCTCAG GTTTTTATCAGCACCAGGCATGGCACCTGGGTCATGAGCCGTATCTCTGAAGATGGCTATCCTTGGGACTCAGTGTTCCACACCCGGTTTCGTTCTATGCTCCGCAATGTACTGCCACGAACAGCTGTAAAATGGATGATAGAACAACAGATGAATCGGTGGTTCAACCATGAAAATTATGGCCTTGAGCCTCAAAACAA ATACATTATGAAGGAACCTGTACTAAATGATGATGTCCCAAGTCGTCTACTCTGTGGAGCCATCAAGGTGAAATCTACAGTGAAAGAGCTCACAGAAACTTCTGCCATCTTTGAGGATGGAACAGTGGAGGAGAACATTGATGTCATCATTTTTGCAACAGGATAtagtttctcttttcccttccttgaAGATTCACTTGTTAAAGTAGAGAATAATATGGTCTCactgtataaatacatattcCCCGCTCACCTGGACAAGTCAACCCTCGCATGCATTGGTCTCATCCAGCCCCTAGGTTCCATTTTCCCAACTGCTGAACTTCAAGCTCGTTGGGTGACAAGAGTTTTCAAAG GCTTGTGTAGCCTGCCCTCAGAGAGAACTATGATGATGGACATtatcaaaaggaatgaaaaaagaattgacct GTTTGGAGAAAGCCAGAGCCAGACGTTGCAGACCAATTATGTTGACTACTTGGACGAGCTCGCCTTAGAGATAGGTGCAAAGCCAGATTTCTGCTCTCTCTTGTTCAAAGATCCTAAACTGGCTGTGAGACTCTATTTCGGACCCTGCAACTCCTATCAGTATCGCCTGGTTGGGCCTGGGCAATGGGAAGGAGCCAGAAATGCCATCTTCACCCAGAAACAAAGAATACTGAAGCCACTCAAGACTCGGGCCCTGAAGGATTCATCTAATTTCTCCGTTTCTTTTCTGTTGAAAATCCTGGGCCTTCTTGCTGTTGTTGTGGCCTTTTTTTGCCAACTTCAATGGTCCTAG